A single genomic interval of Zunongwangia sp. HGR-M22 harbors:
- a CDS encoding DUF6095 family protein codes for MKHTDRKLLSKGIKHLAGSLPLLFIGPIVVSSSFHNQDKPLFIPILILGILAMLSAIFLIFRGIMIVMKAIFD; via the coding sequence ATGAAACATACAGATAGAAAATTGTTAAGCAAAGGAATTAAACATCTCGCAGGATCTTTACCCTTACTTTTTATAGGCCCTATCGTTGTCTCTAGTTCATTTCATAATCAAGATAAGCCTTTATTTATCCCAATTCTAATTCTAGGAATTTTAGCAATGTTATCAGCTATATTTTTGATTTTTCGTGGAATTATGATTGTTATGAAAGCAATCTTTGATTAA
- a CDS encoding multidrug effflux MFS transporter — protein sequence MNYTPGERNKKKEYIILVVLGTLIALGPFSIDSYLPGFENIAEDFNITVSKVGLTLTSYFIGISLGQMAYGPIMDKFGRKRPLQIGLLVYILAAAACYFSGNLTSLIIARFFLALGASAGMVASKAIVRDIFPVEEVAGAISVLMLIMGGAPIIAPTIGGFIIQSYGWPAVFMFMGAFALLMFISVSSFLPESITPDNKVQLSPKSVLQNYYEILTHSKFLNFAFAGSFAIGAMFAYISSAPKLFMNIFDLSQSEFGILFGVNAGGLILGSQINRIVLKKFSTLNITLFNSVILVILSVIFLIDGILGPDFYTSLIIIFLILFLLGFQNPNTTALSLEPFSKRAGRASALIGSLKMVLGALASFVVSLFHSNSIVPLGIILITALAISSLLLFQFYFNQKKQIGIKS from the coding sequence ATGAATTATACCCCCGGAGAACGCAATAAAAAGAAAGAGTATATAATTTTAGTAGTTTTAGGAACTCTTATTGCCTTAGGACCTTTTTCCATAGATTCTTATCTACCAGGATTTGAAAATATAGCTGAAGATTTTAATATAACAGTATCCAAAGTAGGATTAACACTTACCAGCTACTTTATAGGAATTTCTTTAGGACAAATGGCTTACGGCCCAATTATGGACAAATTTGGCAGAAAGCGTCCTTTACAAATCGGCCTACTTGTATATATATTAGCAGCAGCAGCATGCTATTTTTCTGGTAATTTAACTTCACTTATAATCGCCAGATTTTTCCTTGCATTAGGAGCTTCTGCAGGAATGGTAGCTTCTAAAGCTATTGTTAGAGATATTTTTCCAGTAGAAGAAGTAGCAGGAGCTATATCTGTTCTAATGCTTATCATGGGAGGAGCACCGATTATAGCTCCTACAATAGGTGGATTTATAATACAATCCTATGGCTGGCCGGCTGTTTTCATGTTTATGGGAGCGTTCGCATTACTCATGTTTATTAGTGTTTCCAGTTTCTTACCAGAAAGTATTACTCCAGATAACAAAGTACAATTATCGCCCAAAAGTGTTTTACAAAACTATTATGAAATTCTAACACATTCAAAATTCCTAAATTTTGCTTTTGCCGGTAGTTTTGCTATAGGTGCTATGTTCGCATATATTTCTTCTGCACCCAAATTATTCATGAATATTTTTGATCTTAGCCAAAGTGAATTCGGAATTCTATTTGGAGTAAATGCAGGCGGACTTATTTTAGGAAGTCAAATTAATCGCATAGTTCTTAAGAAATTCAGCACGTTAAATATAACGCTATTCAATAGTGTGATTTTAGTCATATTGTCAGTAATCTTCTTGATAGACGGTATTCTAGGACCAGATTTTTACACAAGCCTTATAATAATTTTTCTGATTTTATTTTTATTAGGTTTTCAAAACCCTAATACTACGGCTCTATCTCTCGAACCATTTAGTAAAAGAGCCGGAAGAGCATCTGCTCTAATTGGTAGTCTAAAAATGGTACTAGGAGCTTTAGCTTCCTTTGTCGTAAGCTTATTTCATTCCAACAGCATAGTCCCCCTAGGAATAATTTTAATTACAGCTCTAGCTATTAGCAGTCTATTACTATTTCAATTTTATTTCAATCAAAAGAAACAAATAGGAATTAAAAGCTAA